From the genome of Croceibacterium atlanticum:
GCACAGACGGAGTTCAGTGAACCGGGCGAGCTTGGTCTCTTTATCGATGAAGCGCAGTTGCACATCCTCAAGAACATGATGTGGAGCAAGGGCTTTCTCGACAGCAGCCAAATGGGCGGCGCCTTCCAGATATTACGGTCGAACGATCTGGTCTGGTCGCATGTACTTGGAACCTATCTGATGGGCGAGCGCGACGAGATGATCGACCTGATGGCGTGGAATGCCGACGGGACCCGCATGCCCTATGCGATGCATAGTGAATATCTGACACGGCTTTTCCTCAACGACGAGCTTGCCGAGGGGAAATATACGGTCGAAGGGCGCAATATCACCTTGTCCGCTATCCGCGCGCCGTTCTTTGTAGTCGGTACCGAACGCGACCATGTCGCGCCATGGAAATCGGTACACAAGATTCATATGCTGACAGGCGCGGAAGTGACGTTTGTTTTGACGAGTGGTGGCCACAATGCGGGCATAGTTTCTGAACCCGGCCACAAGAACCGGCGCTATGAAGTACTGACCCGCCCGGCTGATGGCCCCGCCTATGACGCGGACGAATGGCGCGATGGCGCCCAGAAGAAGCAGGGTAGTTGGTGGACCGAATGGGACGCATGGCTGGATGCGCGTTCCGGAGAGCCGATCACGCCCCCCGCCATGGGTGCCGCAGATAAGGGGTATGCCCCCATTGCCGACGCTCCCGGTCATTATGTGCTGGAGAAATAAGACGTGTCCGGCACTGACATGATCGAAAATCGTACCTTCGACGAGATTACTGTCGGCGAAACCGCCAGTATGACCCGCACTCTCTCGCAAAAGGATATTCAGCTATTCGCATTGGTTTCCGGTGATGTGAATCCGGCCCATCTGGATGCAGACTTTGCCGAGGGCGACTTTTTTCGCCGGATCATAGCTCATGGCATGTGGGGTGGCGGTCTGATTTCAGCAGTATTGGGAACCGAACTGCCGGGGCCTGGAACCATCTACCTGGGTCAGTCGCTGCGCTTCAAACGTCCGGTCGGCATTGGTGATATCATCACGGCATCCGTGACAGTCACGGAAAAGCGGCCCGACAAACATATCCTCCTGCTCGACTGCCGCTGCGAGAACCAGGCCGGCGAGACCGTTATCACGGGCCAGGCCGAAGTTATGGCGCCGACGACGAAGATCAGCCGGCAGCGCGTGGCTTTGCCGGAAATCCGGCTGTCGGATCATGGCGCCTATCACCGGCTGATTGAAACGGCTTCGAATGCTTTCGTTCCCACTGCCATCGCCCATCCCTGCACTGCGGCTGCACTTCTTGCGGCAGTGGAAGCGGCTGAGGCCGGACTGATCGAGCCAATACTGGTCGGCCCGGAAACCCGCATTCGCAACGCGGCAGAAGAAGCCGGCAAGGACATCTCCGCATTCCGCATCGTTCCGACTGCTCATAGCCACGATTCCGCCGCCAAAGCGGTCGAACTTGTGCGGTCGGGCGAAGCGGCACTGCTGATGAAGGGATCACTTCACACAGACGAACTGATGGCTGCCGTGGTCAGTCGCAGTTCGGGGTTGAGGACCGAGCGGCGCATCAGCCACGCCTATATCATGGATGTCTCTGGCCATCCCGAACCGCTCATCATCACGGATGCGGCGATCAACATCGCGCCCACACTGA
Proteins encoded in this window:
- a CDS encoding bifunctional enoyl-CoA hydratase/phosphate acetyltransferase codes for the protein MSGTDMIENRTFDEITVGETASMTRTLSQKDIQLFALVSGDVNPAHLDADFAEGDFFRRIIAHGMWGGGLISAVLGTELPGPGTIYLGQSLRFKRPVGIGDIITASVTVTEKRPDKHILLLDCRCENQAGETVITGQAEVMAPTTKISRQRVALPEIRLSDHGAYHRLIETASNAFVPTAIAHPCTAAALLAAVEAAEAGLIEPILVGPETRIRNAAEEAGKDISAFRIVPTAHSHDSAAKAVELVRSGEAALLMKGSLHTDELMAAVVSRSSGLRTERRISHAYIMDVSGHPEPLIITDAAINIAPTLIEKADIIRNAIDLAHVIGLAEPRVAILSAVETVNPAMPTTLDAAALCKMADRGQITGALLDGPLAFDNAISEAAAREKGIVSSVAGKAQILVVPDLEAGNMLAKQLTFLGGADAAGVVLGARVPIILTSRADSLRTRLASCAVATLLARAATNAAPGLPQGSAA